One genomic segment of Cellulophaga sp. HaHaR_3_176 includes these proteins:
- a CDS encoding alkaline phosphatase D family protein — MKFFGVLGSVVLFLSSFLSFSQVESNKKDSLIHADFTIAFGSCNKHNVDNVLWDDVLNTNPDVWIWGGDIIYADTNNMKVLRATYEKQNLVSGYVALKNKVPVIGTWDDHDYGLNDGGVEYKSKKSSQEEFLNFMGVAKDSPRRSQEGVYAVHTYKVDTNTIKVIVLDTRYFRTALTKDTETKKRNKPNAYGKGSVLGETQWHWLENELETSDADFNVIVSSIQILSNEHGFETWGNFPHEVDKLEKMIADSKAKGVMILSGDRHISEFSKTKVEALAYPLIDFTSSGLTHSYSAYSGETNPYRVGEVTATVSFGTLDFNFRDKKVVFKIVGDNGELLNSLEQEY, encoded by the coding sequence ATGAAGTTTTTTGGTGTTTTAGGTAGTGTAGTATTGTTTTTGAGTTCTTTTTTAAGCTTTTCTCAGGTAGAAAGTAATAAAAAAGATTCTTTAATACATGCTGATTTTACTATTGCTTTTGGTTCATGCAATAAGCATAATGTAGATAATGTTTTATGGGATGATGTTTTAAATACAAACCCAGACGTATGGATTTGGGGTGGCGATATTATTTATGCGGATACAAATAACATGAAAGTATTAAGAGCAACCTATGAAAAACAAAACCTAGTATCAGGTTATGTGGCATTAAAAAATAAGGTTCCTGTAATTGGTACTTGGGATGATCATGATTATGGCTTAAATGATGGTGGAGTAGAATATAAATCGAAAAAAAGCAGCCAAGAAGAGTTTTTAAATTTTATGGGTGTAGCTAAAGACAGTCCAAGGCGATCGCAAGAAGGTGTTTATGCTGTGCATACTTATAAAGTAGATACAAATACTATTAAAGTAATTGTTTTAGATACCCGGTATTTTAGAACAGCACTTACTAAAGATACAGAAACAAAAAAGCGAAACAAACCAAATGCCTATGGCAAGGGCAGCGTTTTAGGAGAAACACAATGGCATTGGTTAGAGAATGAATTAGAGACTAGTGATGCCGATTTTAATGTAATTGTTAGTAGTATACAAATACTGTCAAACGAGCATGGTTTTGAAACTTGGGGTAATTTTCCGCATGAAGTTGATAAGCTAGAAAAAATGATAGCAGACTCTAAGGCAAAAGGGGTGATGATATTGTCAGGCGATCGCCATATTTCAGAATTCTCGAAGACAAAAGTAGAGGCGTTAGCATACCCATTAATAGATTTTACGAGTAGCGGACTTACGCATTCTTATTCAGCATACTCGGGTGAAACAAACCCATATAGGGTAGGAGAGGTGACGGCAACGGTAAGTTTTGGTACTTTAGATTTTAATTTTAGAGATAAAAAAGTTGTTTTTAAAATTGTAGGAGATAACGGAGAATTGTTAAACAGTTTAGAACAAGAGTATTAG
- a CDS encoding bifunctional oligoribonuclease/PAP phosphatase NrnA has translation MNLKDIEHVKELLNTPQKIAIIPHKNPDGDAIGSTLGLQHYLRSLGQDAVIVSPNDSPKFLKWLPGCETILNFEKENSQAQKALQEATLIFTLDFNHLGRVGQMQSFLEEATAKFIMIDHHQEPSDYAIVTYSDVTMSSTCEMVYNFIDYLGDTDKITADIANCLYTGIMTDTGSFRFRSTTSKTHKIVAELIEKGADNTQIHSNVYNTNTPSRLHLLGCALKNMVILEEYNTAYITLSQEELDTYKFQKGDTEGFVNYCLTLDGIRFAAIFIENKEEGIIKISLRSEGDFSVNEFSRLYFQGGGHNNAAGGKSDVSLEETAAYFVNLLPNHKNDLVK, from the coding sequence ATGAATTTAAAGGACATTGAACACGTTAAAGAGCTATTGAATACACCCCAAAAAATAGCTATTATTCCTCATAAAAACCCAGATGGAGATGCGATTGGCTCTACACTAGGTTTACAACACTACCTTAGAAGTTTAGGGCAAGATGCTGTAATTGTAAGCCCTAATGATTCGCCTAAATTTTTGAAGTGGTTGCCTGGTTGTGAAACCATTCTTAATTTCGAAAAAGAAAACTCTCAGGCACAAAAAGCATTACAAGAAGCTACTCTAATTTTTACTTTAGATTTTAATCATTTAGGTAGAGTTGGTCAAATGCAATCTTTTTTAGAAGAAGCTACGGCTAAATTTATAATGATCGACCACCATCAAGAACCATCAGACTATGCTATTGTAACCTATTCTGATGTTACTATGAGTTCTACATGCGAAATGGTGTATAATTTTATCGATTACTTAGGTGATACTGATAAAATTACAGCTGATATTGCAAATTGCCTATACACTGGTATTATGACAGATACTGGGTCTTTCAGGTTTAGATCGACAACTAGTAAAACACATAAAATTGTTGCTGAACTTATTGAAAAAGGAGCTGATAATACTCAAATACACAGTAACGTTTACAATACAAACACACCAAGCAGGTTACACTTACTAGGCTGTGCGCTTAAAAACATGGTGATTTTAGAAGAATACAATACTGCTTACATAACTTTAAGTCAAGAAGAATTAGATACGTATAAATTTCAAAAAGGAGATACCGAAGGTTTTGTAAACTACTGTTTAACTTTAGATGGTATACGTTTTGCTGCTATATTTATTGAAAATAAAGAAGAAGGTATTATTAAAATATCATTAAGGTCTGAAGGTGATTTTTCTGTAAATGAATTTTCAAGACTCTATTTTCAAGGTGGTGGGCATAATAATGCCGCTGGAGGAAAAAGTGATGTTTCATTAGAAGAAACTGCAGCGTATTTTGTAAACTTGCTACCGAACCATAAAAATGACTTAGTAAAGTAA
- the gldI gene encoding gliding motility-associated peptidyl-prolyl isomerase GldI, translating into MRYLIYFIAAIFLCSCEGPKARKPIRTSSPQLIKSTVERNKELLDIEMQIISALVKNDSINTYTASTTGSWYYYEVKNDTATYTPKVEDVVTLTYNIMTLTNDTIYSAKEIGVQDILVNKPSLFKGLRNTFTLLKENEKATFIFPSSLAFGYHGDDNKIEPNTPIKSSIEIIKIKKSN; encoded by the coding sequence ATGAGATATCTAATTTATTTTATCGCCGCAATTTTTCTTTGCAGTTGTGAAGGGCCAAAAGCTAGAAAGCCAATACGAACCTCATCTCCACAACTGATCAAATCTACAGTAGAACGAAATAAGGAATTGTTAGATATAGAAATGCAAATTATAAGTGCATTAGTAAAAAATGACTCTATTAATACATATACCGCGTCAACCACCGGATCATGGTATTATTATGAAGTTAAAAATGATACTGCAACCTACACGCCAAAAGTTGAAGATGTTGTTACGCTTACCTATAATATTATGACCTTAACTAACGATACCATTTATTCTGCTAAAGAAATTGGTGTTCAAGATATATTGGTAAACAAGCCAAGTCTTTTTAAAGGTTTACGAAATACCTTTACCTTATTAAAAGAAAACGAAAAGGCTACTTTTATATTCCCATCTTCATTAGCATTTGGCTACCATGGCGATGATAATAAAATTGAGCCAAATACCCCTATTAAATCATCTATAGAAATTATTAAAATCAAAAAAAGTAATTAA
- a CDS encoding peptidylprolyl isomerase, translating to MKHFFSVCLITIALLSSCKSSKTADLGDGIFADIQTTEGDIIVKLEFEKTPVTVANFVSLAEGKNPFVTDSLKGKRYYDGIIFHRVIKDFMIQGGDPTGTGSGTPGYRFEDEIVDSLVHDKKGILSMANAGPKTNGSQFFITHKETPFLNGRHTVFGEVVYGLDVVDTIANVKTLAQDKPEVDVVMNKVEIIRNGKAARKFDAEAIMTKYFEEEELKEKEQARLEAERAEKIKAAKDEFAIAIVQQKKAAKTLASGLKIFTLEKGSNEKAKVGQTVNLYYAGYFEDGNLFDSNKEEVSQLYGKFNQNRKNQGGYGTMPMEVSMDAPVIAGFKEGVMNMNVGEKARLFIPAHLAYGESGRGPIPANSDLIFDLEITGITE from the coding sequence ATGAAACATTTTTTTAGTGTATGCCTTATAACTATTGCATTATTATCTAGTTGTAAATCGAGTAAAACAGCTGACCTTGGCGATGGAATTTTCGCTGACATACAAACAACAGAAGGTGATATTATTGTAAAATTAGAGTTTGAAAAAACACCCGTAACAGTTGCCAACTTTGTATCGTTAGCTGAAGGTAAAAACCCATTTGTTACTGATAGCTTAAAAGGAAAAAGATATTATGATGGTATTATTTTTCATAGAGTTATAAAAGACTTTATGATACAAGGTGGTGACCCAACAGGTACAGGATCAGGAACACCAGGATACCGTTTTGAAGATGAAATCGTAGATTCTCTTGTTCATGATAAAAAAGGTATTTTATCTATGGCTAATGCTGGTCCAAAAACTAACGGTAGTCAATTTTTTATCACACATAAAGAAACTCCTTTTTTAAACGGTAGACATACTGTTTTTGGTGAAGTTGTTTATGGCTTAGATGTTGTTGATACTATAGCAAATGTAAAGACGCTTGCGCAAGACAAGCCTGAGGTTGATGTTGTAATGAATAAAGTTGAAATTATCAGAAATGGTAAAGCTGCTAGAAAATTTGATGCAGAAGCTATAATGACTAAGTATTTTGAAGAAGAGGAGCTTAAAGAAAAAGAACAGGCAAGGTTAGAAGCTGAACGTGCTGAAAAAATAAAAGCAGCAAAAGATGAGTTTGCTATTGCTATTGTTCAACAAAAGAAAGCTGCTAAAACACTTGCTTCTGGTTTAAAGATTTTTACACTTGAAAAAGGTAGTAATGAAAAAGCTAAAGTAGGCCAAACAGTAAACCTTTACTATGCTGGTTATTTTGAAGATGGAAATTTATTTGACAGTAATAAAGAAGAAGTTTCTCAATTATATGGCAAATTTAATCAAAATAGAAAAAACCAAGGTGGCTACGGAACTATGCCTATGGAAGTAAGTATGGATGCACCTGTAATTGCTGGTTTTAAAGAAGGAGTCATGAATATGAACGTTGGCGAAAAAGCACGTTTATTCATTCCTGCTCATTTAGCATACGGAGAATCTGGAAGAGGTCCTATACCTGCTAATTCAGATTTAATATTTGATCTTGAAATTACAGGTATTACTGAATAA
- a CDS encoding M48 family metallopeptidase, which produces MKKISLTLLLVMASLGANAQFGKLLKKGNVDAGEKLIKAATLSDDDMAALSLQSVIWMDENNPIAEAGDPYGDRLTKLVSDFENEDGLALNFKVYLVTDVNAFATPDGSVRVMAGLMDLMTDDEILSVIGHEIGHVKLGHSKERYKTAYKISAAKDLASANTNAGQVLADNEIGGFVENVLNAQFSQTNESESDKYGFEFMVRNDLNYHGMEGAFQKLADLSADGGKGSLTSSHPGSAKRSERAKEWADKEDAKNN; this is translated from the coding sequence ATGAAAAAAATTAGTTTGACTTTATTACTTGTAATGGCATCGCTAGGAGCGAATGCCCAATTTGGAAAATTATTAAAAAAAGGAAATGTTGATGCTGGTGAAAAATTGATAAAAGCAGCAACACTTTCTGATGATGATATGGCAGCACTTTCATTACAATCTGTTATTTGGATGGATGAAAACAACCCTATTGCAGAAGCTGGTGATCCTTACGGAGATCGTTTAACTAAATTAGTTTCGGATTTTGAAAACGAAGATGGTTTAGCGCTAAATTTTAAAGTGTATTTAGTTACCGATGTAAATGCTTTTGCTACACCAGATGGTAGCGTTCGTGTAATGGCTGGTTTAATGGATTTAATGACAGATGATGAAATATTAAGTGTTATCGGTCATGAAATAGGTCACGTTAAATTAGGGCACTCTAAAGAGCGTTATAAAACTGCATATAAAATATCTGCAGCTAAAGATTTAGCTTCGGCAAATACAAATGCCGGTCAGGTTTTAGCAGATAATGAAATTGGTGGTTTTGTTGAAAACGTATTGAATGCACAATTTTCACAAACTAACGAATCAGAATCTGATAAATACGGTTTTGAATTTATGGTTCGTAACGATTTGAATTACCATGGTATGGAAGGTGCTTTTCAAAAGTTAGCAGATTTAAGTGCTGATGGAGGAAAAGGTTCACTTACATCATCACACCCTGGTTCTGCTAAACGTTCAGAAAGAGCAAAAGAATGGGCTGATAAAGAAGATGCGAAAAACAACTAG
- a CDS encoding aminoacyl-histidine dipeptidase, whose translation MSKEVRQLEPKAIWNKFADLNAVPRPSKKEERVIQFMVDFGEALHLETFKDEVGNVIIRKQATKGYENRKMVTLQSHLDMVHQKNSETDFDFDTQGIEMFVDNDWVKANGTTLGADNGMGVATIMALLESKDIPHPALEALFTIDEETGMTGAQGLKGGLLRGQILLNLDTEEDDEIDIGCAGGVDVTAKRSYSEKPVPRGIVAFKIEVKGLSGGHSGMDIHRGLGNANKIMNRVLYNSTEKFTIRIAEINGGSLRNAIPRESFATIVLDKSQEESFINNFHDWVAVIKRESKVTEPNLNITLEATKKPKVVMGLGAQEKLLKGLYAAHNGVFGMSATMNDLVETSNNIARVQVKEGKIKIGCLTRSSVESAKMDLANTLRATFELAGCDVEFTGQYPGWNPNPDSKILVVLKEQYKKVFNEEPKVVACHAGLECGILGQNYPNIDMISYGPTIKGAHSPDERVSISSVQKFWKFTLDILKNIPE comes from the coding sequence ATGAGTAAAGAAGTAAGACAATTAGAGCCTAAAGCAATTTGGAATAAGTTTGCAGATTTAAATGCAGTTCCACGACCTTCAAAAAAAGAAGAACGTGTTATTCAATTTATGGTCGATTTTGGAGAAGCTTTACATTTAGAGACTTTTAAAGATGAGGTCGGTAATGTAATCATCAGAAAGCAAGCAACTAAAGGCTACGAGAATAGAAAAATGGTGACATTACAGTCTCATTTAGATATGGTTCATCAAAAAAATAGTGAAACAGATTTCGATTTCGATACGCAAGGTATCGAGATGTTTGTAGATAATGACTGGGTTAAGGCCAACGGAACTACGTTAGGTGCAGATAACGGAATGGGAGTAGCTACTATTATGGCACTTTTAGAAAGTAAAGATATTCCGCACCCTGCTCTTGAAGCTTTATTTACTATAGATGAAGAAACAGGAATGACAGGAGCACAAGGTTTAAAAGGCGGGCTTTTAAGAGGGCAAATTCTTTTAAACTTAGATACTGAAGAGGATGATGAAATAGATATCGGCTGTGCTGGTGGTGTAGATGTAACTGCAAAACGTTCCTATAGCGAAAAACCTGTACCTAGAGGTATTGTTGCTTTTAAAATAGAAGTAAAAGGACTTTCAGGAGGACATAGTGGAATGGATATTCATAGAGGTTTAGGTAATGCTAACAAAATTATGAATAGAGTACTTTATAATAGTACAGAGAAATTTACGATTAGAATTGCTGAAATAAATGGAGGTAGTTTACGTAATGCAATACCAAGAGAGAGTTTTGCGACCATCGTTTTAGATAAATCTCAAGAAGAATCTTTTATTAATAATTTTCATGACTGGGTGGCTGTAATTAAAAGAGAAAGTAAGGTTACAGAACCTAATTTAAACATTACGCTAGAGGCTACTAAAAAGCCAAAAGTTGTTATGGGACTTGGTGCGCAAGAAAAATTATTAAAAGGGTTATATGCTGCGCATAATGGCGTTTTTGGTATGAGTGCAACAATGAATGATTTGGTTGAAACATCAAACAACATAGCACGTGTACAAGTAAAAGAAGGTAAAATTAAAATTGGTTGTTTAACACGTTCTTCTGTAGAATCAGCAAAAATGGATTTAGCAAATACCTTACGTGCTACTTTTGAGCTTGCAGGTTGCGATGTTGAGTTTACCGGCCAGTATCCTGGATGGAACCCCAATCCAGATTCTAAAATTCTAGTAGTTTTAAAAGAGCAATATAAAAAAGTTTTTAATGAAGAACCTAAGGTAGTTGCTTGCCATGCAGGATTAGAATGTGGAATTTTAGGTCAGAATTATCCTAATATAGATATGATAAGTTATGGACCAACAATAAAAGGAGCACACTCTCCAGATGAGAGGGTTAGTATTTCTTCTGTTCAAAAATTTTGGAAATTTACATTAGATATTTTAAAAAATATCCCAGAATAA
- a CDS encoding DUF3810 domain-containing protein, translating into MKFKLKAILALSLLPQIVLVKWLSNYPLVIEKYYSQGIYSYISGFFRFTLGRIPFSVGDILYASLLFLGLRYLILKRKCIWNNKLNFLVNIGLVIAVAYFTFNLSWGLNYHRVPIAKALKIEENKSRKDLLVFVNTLINHTNNIQEKIAGDTTKIITTPYSTQEIFDKTLEGYKSIEKIHPFLKYENPSIKKSIFSSTLSYMGYGGYLNPFTNEAQVNALIPPFRLSVISGHEIGHQIGYSAENETNLIGYLVTLHNDDIYFKYAAQAYALSYCLSDIKRNDEELFYKLLPKLNKGVLKNYEELTNFWKKYENVTEPVFKTIFNTFLKANNQKDGIESYSKVVLLLVSYHQKYPL; encoded by the coding sequence ATGAAGTTTAAACTAAAAGCTATACTTGCACTATCACTATTACCACAAATAGTACTTGTAAAATGGCTTAGTAATTACCCTTTGGTTATTGAAAAATACTACAGTCAAGGTATTTACTCATACATATCTGGTTTTTTCAGATTTACGCTAGGGCGGATTCCTTTTTCTGTAGGTGATATTTTATATGCTTCTTTACTATTTTTAGGATTGCGTTACTTAATCTTAAAAAGAAAGTGTATTTGGAACAACAAATTGAACTTTTTAGTAAATATAGGCTTAGTTATAGCTGTAGCATATTTTACTTTTAATTTATCATGGGGATTAAACTACCACAGAGTACCAATTGCTAAAGCTTTAAAAATAGAAGAAAACAAAAGCCGAAAAGATCTTTTGGTTTTTGTAAATACATTAATAAATCATACCAATAATATCCAAGAAAAAATAGCTGGTGACACTACAAAAATTATAACAACTCCCTATTCTACCCAAGAAATTTTTGATAAAACGTTAGAAGGTTATAAATCTATAGAGAAAATTCACCCTTTTTTAAAATATGAAAACCCAAGTATAAAAAAATCAATATTTAGTTCTACACTTAGCTATATGGGATACGGGGGATATTTAAATCCGTTTACAAATGAAGCGCAAGTAAATGCTTTAATACCTCCCTTTAGGTTATCAGTAATTTCAGGACATGAAATTGGGCATCAAATAGGCTATTCTGCAGAAAACGAAACCAATTTAATAGGCTATTTAGTTACTCTGCATAATGATGATATTTATTTTAAATATGCTGCTCAAGCGTATGCATTAAGTTATTGTTTGAGTGATATTAAGCGAAATGATGAAGAGTTATTTTATAAATTACTTCCTAAGCTCAATAAGGGAGTTCTTAAAAACTATGAGGAGCTCACTAATTTTTGGAAAAAATATGAAAATGTCACAGAACCCGTTTTCAAAACCATTTTTAATACTTTTTTAAAGGCCAATAATCAGAAAGATGGTATTGAAAGTTATAGTAAAGTAGTTTTATTACTTGTAAGTTATCATCAAAAATATCCTCTTTAA
- a CDS encoding amidohydrolase family protein, producing the protein MKTRLMLLAIIWCSSNLFAQDYFPKNDGVKSKNNNYTAFTNAKIYVTPTQVIENGTLLIQNGKVVQTGKTVTIPKNTVTINLKGKSIYPSFIDVYSDFGVEKPKKPEGRSRRATQYEPSREGFYWNDHIMPENSAVQKFKYDSKKAKELREAGFGVVNAHIQDGIARGTGVLIALNTEGTDANRVLDDKSAQYFSFKRSVLKNQSYPTSLMGTTALLRQMYVDMSWYEAGNSTTKDRSLEALIANKNLVQIFEAKDKVNDLLADKIGDAYGVQYAIVAGGDEYENIEEIKATNAKYILPLNFPDAYDVSNPYQAKYVSLEDMRYWNQAPLNAKIMADKGISFSFTMHDSKSSKKFKENILKTITYGLSKTKALEALTTAPAAILGKSNQIGSLQTGSYANFLITSGDIFDNETTLFENWVQGNRSIINDINTTDIRGDYDLTIDNKIFKLSITGEVAKPKLEVKQDTLKLKSKIGYLNDWVSISFFTSKEEQNYRMTGAVTKTSDALTGRLVLPNGTEATFKAIKTEGFTDKEKKDKEDTTPEVMPITYPNIGYGYNEKPKQETILFKNATVWTSEEAGVLKNTDVLIKNGKIIKIGTDLNGGNAKIVDATGKHLTAGIIDEHSHIALLDVNEAGQNSSAEVTMEDVVNNEDMNIYRNLAGGVTSSQLLHGSANPIGGQSAIIKLKWGETADKMIYDNSPKFIKFALGENVKQSNWGSFSRFPQTRMGVEQVYINYFQRGKEYDALKKSGKPYRYDQEMEVIAEILNGERYISCHSYVQSEINMLMKVAEKFNFKINTFTHILEGYKVADKMVEHGVGGSTFSDWWAYKYEVNDAIPYNAAIMHSQGVTVAINSDDREMSRRLNQEAGKIIKYGNVSEEEAWKMVTINPAKLLHLDDRTGSIKEGKDADLVLWSDHPLSIYAKSEKTLIDGAVYFDLEKDNQQRDAIKKERSLLINMMLKDKDGGKPTQSPKKKDKEVFNCDSL; encoded by the coding sequence ATGAAAACTCGATTAATGTTACTCGCCATAATTTGGTGTAGTAGTAATCTTTTTGCGCAAGACTATTTTCCTAAAAATGATGGCGTAAAATCTAAAAACAACAATTACACAGCTTTTACAAATGCTAAAATTTACGTAACCCCTACTCAGGTTATTGAGAACGGTACACTTTTAATACAAAACGGCAAAGTTGTACAGACAGGTAAAACAGTTACAATTCCTAAAAATACTGTAACCATTAATTTAAAAGGAAAATCTATCTACCCATCATTTATTGATGTTTATTCTGATTTTGGTGTTGAAAAACCTAAAAAACCAGAAGGCCGTAGCAGAAGAGCTACTCAATATGAGCCTTCAAGAGAGGGTTTTTATTGGAATGACCATATTATGCCTGAAAATAGTGCTGTTCAAAAATTTAAATACGACAGCAAAAAAGCTAAAGAATTACGTGAGGCTGGTTTTGGTGTTGTTAACGCTCACATACAAGATGGTATTGCACGTGGAACAGGAGTTTTAATTGCTTTAAATACAGAAGGTACTGATGCTAACCGCGTATTAGATGATAAATCTGCTCAGTATTTTTCTTTTAAGCGCAGTGTTCTTAAAAATCAATCATACCCAACCTCTTTAATGGGTACTACTGCTTTGCTTAGGCAAATGTATGTTGATATGAGTTGGTATGAAGCTGGAAACAGCACTACAAAAGATAGATCTTTAGAAGCTTTAATTGCGAATAAGAATTTAGTTCAAATTTTTGAAGCTAAAGATAAGGTCAACGATTTATTAGCTGATAAAATCGGTGATGCTTATGGTGTACAATATGCTATTGTTGCTGGTGGTGATGAATATGAGAATATTGAAGAAATAAAAGCTACCAATGCTAAATACATACTGCCATTAAATTTTCCTGATGCATACGATGTTTCTAACCCATACCAAGCAAAATATGTATCGTTAGAAGATATGCGCTATTGGAACCAAGCTCCTTTAAATGCTAAAATAATGGCTGATAAAGGTATTTCTTTTTCTTTTACAATGCATGATTCAAAATCATCTAAAAAATTTAAAGAAAACATATTAAAAACAATAACTTATGGCTTATCAAAAACAAAAGCACTAGAAGCTTTAACAACCGCACCTGCAGCTATACTTGGCAAGAGTAACCAAATAGGATCGTTACAAACAGGTAGCTATGCTAATTTTCTAATTACTTCTGGCGATATTTTTGATAATGAAACTACCCTTTTTGAAAACTGGGTTCAAGGTAACAGAAGTATTATTAATGATATAAATACGACTGACATAAGAGGTGATTATGATTTAACAATCGATAATAAAATATTTAAACTATCTATCACCGGAGAAGTAGCTAAGCCTAAATTGGAAGTGAAACAAGATACTTTAAAGCTAAAATCTAAAATTGGATATTTAAATGATTGGGTAAGCATTTCTTTTTTCACAAGTAAAGAAGAACAAAATTACCGAATGACAGGCGCTGTAACAAAAACTTCAGATGCGTTAACAGGTCGCTTAGTTTTACCTAATGGTACCGAAGCTACATTTAAAGCTATTAAAACAGAAGGCTTTACTGATAAAGAAAAAAAGGATAAAGAAGATACTACTCCCGAAGTTATGCCTATTACCTACCCTAATATAGGATATGGATATAATGAAAAGCCTAAACAAGAAACTATTTTATTCAAAAATGCAACGGTATGGACAAGTGAAGAAGCTGGTGTTTTAAAAAACACTGATGTTCTTATAAAAAATGGAAAAATCATTAAAATAGGAACTGACTTAAATGGTGGTAATGCAAAAATTGTTGATGCCACAGGAAAGCATTTAACTGCTGGTATTATTGATGAACATTCTCATATTGCACTTTTAGATGTTAATGAAGCAGGCCAAAACTCATCTGCTGAAGTAACAATGGAAGATGTTGTTAATAATGAAGATATGAATATTTACAGAAACTTAGCTGGTGGTGTAACCTCATCACAGCTACTGCATGGTTCTGCAAATCCAATTGGTGGTCAGTCTGCTATTATCAAATTAAAATGGGGAGAAACAGCTGATAAAATGATTTATGACAACAGTCCTAAATTTATAAAATTTGCTCTAGGTGAAAATGTAAAACAATCGAACTGGGGTAGCTTTAGTCGTTTTCCGCAAACCAGAATGGGTGTCGAGCAAGTATATATAAATTATTTTCAAAGAGGTAAAGAATATGATGCTCTAAAAAAGAGTGGAAAACCATATCGTTACGATCAAGAAATGGAAGTAATCGCAGAAATTTTAAACGGAGAGCGTTATATCAGTTGTCACTCATACGTACAAAGCGAAATTAATATGTTAATGAAAGTTGCTGAAAAATTTAATTTTAAAATAAACACATTCACGCATATATTAGAAGGTTATAAGGTTGCCGACAAAATGGTCGAACACGGTGTTGGTGGTTCTACTTTTAGCGATTGGTGGGCGTATAAATACGAAGTAAATGATGCTATACCTTACAATGCTGCAATAATGCATAGCCAAGGTGTTACAGTTGCTATTAATAGCGACGACAGAGAAATGTCAAGAAGATTAAATCAAGAAGCTGGTAAAATTATTAAATACGGTAATGTTTCTGAAGAAGAAGCATGGAAAATGGTAACCATAAACCCTGCTAAATTATTACACTTAGATGATAGAACGGGTAGTATAAAAGAAGGTAAGGATGCTGATTTAGTATTATGGTCAGACCACCCATTATCGATATATGCTAAATCAGAAAAAACACTTATTGATGGTGCTGTTTATTTTGACCTTGAAAAAGATAACCAACAAAGAGATGCTATTAAAAAAGAGCGTAGCTTATTAATTAATATGATGTTAAAAGATAAAGATGGAGGAAAACCTACACAATCGCCTAAGAAAAAAGATAAAGAGGTTTTTAATTGTGATAGTTTATAA